GGTCGGGGTCGAGCCCGAGCCGACGGTGGCCGAGGCCGTGGCGGCGGGGGTGGACCTGGTCACCTTCTCGGGCGACAAGCTGCTGGGCGGACCCCAGGCCGGCATCCTGGTGGGCCGCCGGGCCGCGGTGGATGCGTGCGCCCGCCACCCCCTGATGCGGGCCCTCCGGCCCGACAAGTTGACCCTGGCCGCCCTGGAGGCCACCCTGGGGCTGTACCGGGACCCGACGCGGGTGCTCGAGCGGGTGCCGGCGCTTCGGATGCTGTCCGCGTCCCTGGGGGAGCTGGAGGCCCGGGCCCGGGGCCTGGCAAGGGAGCTCGCCGAGCGGGTGGGCTCCCGGGCCGAGGTGGGGATGGCCCGGGACGTGTCCCGGGTGGGCGGCGGGGCCCTGCCCCTGGCGGAGCTCCCCACCTGGGTGGTGGAGATCCGGCCGGCGGGGGGCGGGGTGTCCGAGCTGGAGGCCCGGCTCCGGCGGCGCCGGCCGCCGGTGGTGGGCCGGGTACGCGAGGGGGTTTTGGTTCTCGACCCGCGCACGGTGGAGACCGAGGAGGAAGCGGATCTGGTCGAAGCCGTGGCCCGGGCTCTGGATTCGACGGAGGAGCAGAGATGAAGAAGGGATGGATCGCGCTGGGCGCCGTGGTTCTGGCGGTGCTCTTGGCCTACGGGTGGGTCAAGGGGACCTACAACGGGCTGGTGGCGGCCGAGGAGCAGGTGGCCAAGGCCTGGGCCGACGTGGAGAGCTCCTACCAGCGGCGGGCCGACCTGATCCCCAACCTGGTGGAGACGGTCAAGGGGTATGCGGCCCACGAGAAGGACGTGCTGACCCAGGTCACCGAGGCGCGCAGCCGGGTGGGCCAGATCCGGGTGGACGCCCGGGGGCTCACCCCCGGGGCCCTCGAACAGTTCCGCAAGGCCCAGCAGGGGCTGTCCGGGGCGCTGTCGCGCCTGCTGGCCGTGGCCGAGCGCTACCCCGACCTGAAGGCGAACCAGAACTTCCTGGACCTGCAGACCCAGCTCGAGGGCACCGAGAACCGGATCAACGTGGCCCGCACCCGGTACAACGAGGCGGCCCGGGCCTACAACACCCGGATCCGGTCGTTTCCGGCCAACCTGTTCGCCCGGGCGTTCGGGTTCGAGCCCAAGCCCTACTTCCAGGCAGAGGAGGGCGCCCAGACGGTGCCCAAGGTGAGGTTCTGACGTGGTCGTCGGTCTACGGTCGTCGGTCATCGGTCGGTGGGGAGCGCGTCTTGGAATCTTGGGGGTGGTGTGGCTCGCCTTTGCGGCGGCTGCCGCCGGCCTGGAGGTGCCGCCCCGGCCCCTCGGGCGGGTGAGCGACTTCGCCGGACTCCTGAAACCCCAGGAACGCGCCCGGATCGAGGCCCGACTCGCGGAGATCGAGCGCACCACCTCGAACCAGTTCGCGGTGGCGATCTTCCCGAGCCTGGAGGGCGAGGACCTGGAGGACTTCTCGATCCGGCTCGCCGAGGCCTGGAAGATCGGGCAGAAGGGGCGGGACAACGGGCTGATCCTGCTGGTGTTCCCGAAGGAGCGTAAGGTCCGGATCGAGGTGGGGTACGGCCTGGAGGGGGCGATCCCCGACGTCCTGGCCGGCCGGGTGATCCGGGACGTGCTGGCTCCCCGGTTCCGCAAGGGGGACTATGCCGGGGGCATCCTGGCCGCGGTGGACGCCCTGGATAAGGCCAGCCGGGGGGAGTTCGAGGCCACGCCCCAGGCGAAGAACAAGGGCGTGCCCCCCCAGGTCCTGGGCATCTTTCCCTTCATCCTGTTCGTGCTGCTGTTCCTGGCGGCCGCGTCCCGGTCGCGCTCGGCCCACATCGGCGGCCGCGGGGTGCGCCGCGGCGGGTTCTGGTGGTTCGGCCCGGGCGGGGGCTTCGGGGGCAGAGGTGGGTTCGGCGGGGGCGGCTTCGGGGGCGGTGGCGGGGGATTCGGCGGCGGCGGCGCCAGCGGAGGGTGGTGAACCATGTCCGATCGGAAGACGAGGCCCACGGCGTTCCTCACCCCGGAGGAGAAGCGCCGGGTGGAAACCGCGATCGCCGAGGCCGAGCGACGCACCAGCGCCGAGATCCGGGTGGTGATCTCCCGACGGGCCCGAGGGGATCCCCTCGAGGCGGCCCGCCGGGCCTTCGCCCGGCTGGGCATGCACGAGACCCGGGAGCGCAACGGCGTGATCATCTACCTGGCCACCGCAGAGCGCCGGTTCGCCATCTTCGGCGACGAAGGGGTGCACCGGTTCGTGGGGCAGGCCGGGTGGGAGAGCATCCGCGACGGCATGGCCGAGCGGTTCGCCCGGGGCGCCTTTGGCGAGGGCCTGGTCTATGCCGTGGAGCAGGTGGGCAAGGTCCTGGCCGAGCACTTCCCGTGGCGCGAGGACGACGTGAACGAGCTGCCCGACGAGGTGGTGGAGGAGTGAACGCCCGCTCCTCCCGGCCGGGCCGGAGATGGAGTATGCTGGAGCGGATTCCCTTGGCCGCGATCTTGGCGGGGGGCAAGGGGCGCCGCATGGGCGGCCGGGACAAGGCGCGCATGGAGTTCTTGGGCGTCCCTTTGATCGAGCGGGTGCGTGCGGCCGTGGAGCCGCTGGCCGGTGCGGTGATCGTGGTGGGGGGGAAGGAGTACCTGGCCCACCGGGGGATCCCCACCGTCCCGGACCGGTTCCCCGGGGCCAGCGCCCTGGGGGGGATCGCCACGGCCCTCGCCTGGGCACGGGAGAACCTGGGCCCAGGCGTTTGGGTTCTCTGCCTCGCCTGTGACATGCCCCTGATCCGGCGAGGGGTCCTCTCCCTGATCTGGTCCCGCCGGGACGAGGCCCAGGTGGTCGTGCCCCGGGTGGAGGCCGGGTATGAGCCCCTGTGCGCCCTCTACCGGGAGGACGCCCTGGAGGTGTTGCTGGAACGGATCTCCGCCGGAGATCTGGGCATCTTGCGGGCGTTCTCCCGGTTACGAACCGTGGAGGTTGGGGAGGAGGAGGTGCGGCGGGTGGATCCTGATCTGCGGACGTTTCTGAACCTGAACCGCCCCGAGGACGTGGAACGGGCTTTGTCTAGAGCCGGCGGCGCCGGTGCCAGTGCTCCAGATAGTTCTCCCCCTGGCGCCGCCAGTCGTCGAGGCGTCGGGTGAGGAACCGCACGATCCGTTGCAGGGGAAACAGTTTCAACCACATGCTCCGTGTCATGAAAAGCAGCTTTCTTGAGGCCTCCGGTAAGGTGGCGGCTGATTTGTAGTTTATGCAGAAACTGTGCCTTAGTCCAGGAGGCGGAGCAGGGGGAGAGAGGGTAACCGGGTTCCACCAAAGGGAAGTTTGGCGACCCTTCCGCTGTTTCCCCCGATTCCCTCGGTGTTGACCGCCGGGGAGGGGTGACTCGAGCCGCCGCCAAACCACGTCGTTTGGGCTCCCATGGGTTGACAGCGAGTCCGCGGGTTCACTATAGTCCGCTTTTCGCTCGAAACAGGGGCCCTCGGCGGGGCCATAGGTTTGGAGGAAGAAACCGATGTACGCAGTGATCCGCACCGGAGGCAAGCAGTACCTGGTGGGCCAGGGGGACTTCGTGAAGGTGGAGAAGCTCCCGGGAGACGTGGGTCAGGAGGTGGTGTTCGAGGAGGTGCTCCTGGTGAACGACGGGAGCGAGCTCAAGCTGGGCAAGCCCGTGGTGGAGGGCGTCCGGGTCCGCGGCACCATCGTGGAGCAGGGCCGCGACAAGAAGATCATCGTGTTCAAGATGAAGCGCCGCAAGGGGTACCGCCGGAAGCAGGGGCACCGGCAGCACTACACCGGCGTGAAGGTCGAGGCCATCGAGACGGCCTGATCCGAGGAGGGATGGGAAATGGCTCATAAGAAGGCAGGCGGAAGCTCCCGGAACGGCCGCGACAGTATCGGCAAGCGAAGGGGCGTGAAGCGGTTTGGCGGACAGGCGGTGCGCGCCGGAAACATTCTGGTGCGGCAGTTGGGCACCAAGTTCAAGCCCGGCCAGAACGTGGGCGTGGGCCGGGACCACACCCTGTTCGCCCTGGTGGACGGCGTGGTGAAGTTCGAGACGAAGGGCAGGGAGCGCCGGGTGTACGTGAACGTGGTCCCGGCCGAGGAGGCGGCTTCTTAGGGGCCCCTCCCCGGACCCGACGTCTTACGCAGCCCTTGCGAGGCCCGGACAGGGGAACCCCGTCCGGGCCTTCGTTCGTGGGGCCGGGCCCATTGCCGGTGGCGGGCATGGGGCCTGCGATTCAGGTGTCAGGGGCCAGAGGGCAGAAGGCAGAAGTTCGGGTAGAGTCCAAAAGCCGTGGGGGAGTTTTGCAAAACGTGAAAGGTTTTTCTTGTCCACTGTCCTCTGAATTCTGTCCCCTGATACGGCCGCACGCGGCTCTCCAGCAGGCCTCATGCCCCCCGGACTCTAATGCCGCGTTGCGTTCAAACCCAGAGCCCCCGGGGGGCGGGGCAAGGGACCTGCCTCCGGCCGGGCGCGAAGCCGGGCATGAGATTCGCCGCGCAGGCACGGGACCGAAGAGCTGGTTTCCATGACGACTCGGTGGAATCCGAACCCTTTCGCGGTCCGAGCGTCAGAGGCGCTGCGCAGCGAGCCAAGGGGCCGCGCCCGGCTCTCCGACAGGTCCCTTGCCCCACCGAGCAGGGAGCGGTAGCGCTTGTTTTTCCGCCTGGCCGGATAACCGGTCGGGTCGATATGATGACGCCAAGGAGGCGTGGCCACACTTGGAACGCTGGGAGATCACGGAGGTTTTCAAGCCTTCAAGCCTCCCAGCCTCCTAGCATCCTAGCCTCTTAGCGGAAATGGGAAACCCCTAGATGAAATTCGTGGACGAGGTGGAGCTGACCCTGGCGTCGGGAAACGGCGGCCGGGGGTGCGTGTCGTTCCGTAGGGAGAAGTTCGTTCCCCTGGGCGGCCCCGACGGCGGGGACGGCGGAGACGGCGGGGACGTCGTGCTGGTGGCCGACCCCCAGTTGACCACCCTGTTGGACTTCCGCCACCGCCGGGTCATGCGGGCCGAGAACGGCCGGCCCGGCATGGGGTCCGACCGGACCGGCCGCCGGGGGAGGAGCCTGGAGCTCCGGCTGCCCGTGGGCACCGTGGTGCGCGACGCCGAGACCGGGGAGGTGCTGGCCGACCTGACGGAGCCGGGCCAGAGGGTGAGGCTACTCCGGGGGGGCAAGGGGGGAAAGGGCAACGCCCGGTTCGCCAACCCCCGCAACCGCGCCCCCCGCTACGCCCAGCCGGGCACGCCGGGCGAGGAACGCCGGGTGCGGCTCGAGCTCAAGCTGATCGCCGACGTGGGCCTGGTGGGGCTGCCCAACGCGGGCAAGTCCACGTTGATCTCGCGGATCTCAGCGGCCCGGCCCAAGATCGCCGACTACCCGTTCACCACCCTGGTGCCCAACCTGGGGGTGGTGCGCTGGAACGAGGAACGGTCGTTCGTGGTGGCCGACATCCCGGGCCTGATCGAGGGCGCCCACGAGGGGGCCGGGTTGGGCATCCGGTTCCTAAAGCACGTGGAACGCACCCGGCTGCTGCTGCACCTGGTGGACCCCACCCAGGGGGAGCCCCTGGCCCTGTACGACGCGATCCGGGGGGAGCTGGAGGCGTTCAGCCGGGACCTCGCGTCCAAGCCCGAGCGGGTGGTGGTGACCAAGCTGGACCTGACCGAGGTGCGCGAGGCCCTGCCCGCCATCCGCGACGCGTTCGCCCGGCGGGGCATCGAGGTGTGGGCCGTGTCGGCCGTGACCGGCGAAGGGGTCGACCAGTTGGTCCGGCGCACCGGCCGGCTGTTGTTCGCAGGAGAGGAGGAGACGTGAGCCGCGAACCGGTGACGAGGGCCCGCCGGGTGGTGGTGAAGCTGGGCAGTCAGGTGCTGACCGGGCCGGACGGGCGGCTCGAGCGGCGGGTGTTCGAGGACCTGGCCGCCGACGTGGCCCAGGCTCGGGCCCGGGGGGTCGAGGTGGTGGTGGTGAGCTCCGGGGCGGTGGCTGCAGGCATGGGGCGGGTGGGGCTATCCCGCCGGCCCGAGGCCATCCCCGAGATCCAGGCCCTGGCCGCCGTGGGCCAGATCCACCTGGTGGGCGTGTACGAAGACGCGTTCCGGCCCCACGGCATCCCGGTGGGCCAGGTGCTCCTGACCCGCGACGACCTGGAGAGCCGGCGCCGGTACCAGAACGCCAAGACGGCCATCGGGGCCCTGCTGCGGCTCGGGGCCGTGCCGGTGATCAACGAGAACGACACCGTGGTGGTGGAGGAGCTCAAGTTCGGTGACAACGACAACCTCTCTGCCCTGGTGTCGAACCTGGTGGAGGCGGACGCTCTGGTGGTGCTGAGCCACATCGAGGGTTTGTACGATCGCGATC
This is a stretch of genomic DNA from Deferrisoma camini S3R1. It encodes these proteins:
- the mobA gene encoding molybdenum cofactor guanylyltransferase codes for the protein MLERIPLAAILAGGKGRRMGGRDKARMEFLGVPLIERVRAAVEPLAGAVIVVGGKEYLAHRGIPTVPDRFPGASALGGIATALAWARENLGPGVWVLCLACDMPLIRRGVLSLIWSRRDEAQVVVPRVEAGYEPLCALYREDALEVLLERISAGDLGILRAFSRLRTVEVGEEEVRRVDPDLRTFLNLNRPEDVERALSRAGGAGASAPDSSPPGAASRRGVG
- the rplU gene encoding 50S ribosomal protein L21, which translates into the protein MYAVIRTGGKQYLVGQGDFVKVEKLPGDVGQEVVFEEVLLVNDGSELKLGKPVVEGVRVRGTIVEQGRDKKIIVFKMKRRKGYRRKQGHRQHYTGVKVEAIETA
- the obgE gene encoding GTPase ObgE, with amino-acid sequence MKFVDEVELTLASGNGGRGCVSFRREKFVPLGGPDGGDGGDGGDVVLVADPQLTTLLDFRHRRVMRAENGRPGMGSDRTGRRGRSLELRLPVGTVVRDAETGEVLADLTEPGQRVRLLRGGKGGKGNARFANPRNRAPRYAQPGTPGEERRVRLELKLIADVGLVGLPNAGKSTLISRISAARPKIADYPFTTLVPNLGVVRWNEERSFVVADIPGLIEGAHEGAGLGIRFLKHVERTRLLLHLVDPTQGEPLALYDAIRGELEAFSRDLASKPERVVVTKLDLTEVREALPAIRDAFARRGIEVWAVSAVTGEGVDQLVRRTGRLLFAGEEET
- a CDS encoding TPM domain-containing protein — encoded protein: MSDRKTRPTAFLTPEEKRRVETAIAEAERRTSAEIRVVISRRARGDPLEAARRAFARLGMHETRERNGVIIYLATAERRFAIFGDEGVHRFVGQAGWESIRDGMAERFARGAFGEGLVYAVEQVGKVLAEHFPWREDDVNELPDEVVEE
- the rpmA gene encoding 50S ribosomal protein L27; the encoded protein is MAHKKAGGSSRNGRDSIGKRRGVKRFGGQAVRAGNILVRQLGTKFKPGQNVGVGRDHTLFALVDGVVKFETKGRERRVYVNVVPAEEAAS
- a CDS encoding LemA family protein → MKKGWIALGAVVLAVLLAYGWVKGTYNGLVAAEEQVAKAWADVESSYQRRADLIPNLVETVKGYAAHEKDVLTQVTEARSRVGQIRVDARGLTPGALEQFRKAQQGLSGALSRLLAVAERYPDLKANQNFLDLQTQLEGTENRINVARTRYNEAARAYNTRIRSFPANLFARAFGFEPKPYFQAEEGAQTVPKVRF
- a CDS encoding TPM domain-containing protein — translated: MVWLAFAAAAAGLEVPPRPLGRVSDFAGLLKPQERARIEARLAEIERTTSNQFAVAIFPSLEGEDLEDFSIRLAEAWKIGQKGRDNGLILLVFPKERKVRIEVGYGLEGAIPDVLAGRVIRDVLAPRFRKGDYAGGILAAVDALDKASRGEFEATPQAKNKGVPPQVLGIFPFILFVLLFLAAASRSRSAHIGGRGVRRGGFWWFGPGGGFGGRGGFGGGGFGGGGGGFGGGGASGGW